One genomic window of Polyangiaceae bacterium includes the following:
- a CDS encoding fibronectin type III domain-containing protein: MRHRLWLGLCAAAYFAVGCGGGSDTGGGGDPNADTTPPTFDGASGASVVSESRIDLSWSAATDNVSDTSRIVFRVYGAATGEEFDFTTPWLATPSGASTAAITGLSPSHQYRFVVRAVDEAGNEDQNTTEVGDATPDGSPPKFAGVSLVEAETSSTLRVEWKAGFDKGTDQSALIYNVYLGPGGIDVDLTTPVVTSAAGESSVTLTGLSPLTDYAVIVRSVDTAGNEDENTLTRYARTPEGVAPSFSGAKQAIATGQTIKLYWFPATDNVTEPANIVYDIYEATEDRQQNFGSPSYTSPPGAISFVVPSLMPNTKYYYVVRARDAAGNRDNNTIQVNATTGGDSDTTAPSFNGVDSVAGSSPSTLLVSWTAATDTSTPDYKIRYQVFVADTAGVHDFNNPTLVTTPGITSTVVTGLPANATRFVVVRAMDEAGNVSVSSKELSGTTLAASGDTTAPTWSSGPSLSVNAGLAALDVSWVDATDDTHSAAEIRYHVCAEPDAKDCEGAAFNSHIRFTTALGATTARLSNLSSRTLYNVYVRAEDMSGNFETGNHSMAVTTAVSYRFDILPLWRDQCNGCHSFQHSTTVNVPGGFVDPDVSSTSGLPLILPGQPENSLIYRRINPDGLTTSPFSASKPNSYSGLQEPRDGNGLTSSPLSGAEDGLLREWIEQGAFAN; encoded by the coding sequence ATGAGGCATCGACTTTGGCTTGGCCTTTGCGCCGCGGCCTACTTCGCGGTGGGTTGTGGTGGCGGTAGTGATACAGGAGGCGGCGGTGATCCAAACGCGGACACCACACCCCCAACATTCGACGGCGCCAGCGGCGCGTCGGTTGTGAGTGAATCGCGGATCGATCTTTCGTGGTCCGCGGCCACTGACAACGTTTCTGACACTAGCCGCATCGTGTTCCGCGTCTACGGGGCAGCGACGGGTGAGGAGTTCGACTTCACCACGCCATGGCTTGCAACGCCATCAGGCGCTTCCACCGCCGCCATCACTGGGCTCTCGCCGTCGCATCAGTATCGATTCGTCGTGCGTGCGGTTGATGAGGCGGGCAACGAAGATCAGAACACCACAGAGGTCGGCGATGCGACTCCTGACGGATCCCCGCCGAAGTTCGCCGGGGTGAGCTTGGTCGAGGCTGAGACCTCCAGCACCTTGCGCGTCGAGTGGAAGGCCGGCTTCGACAAGGGCACCGACCAGAGCGCGCTCATCTACAATGTGTACCTCGGTCCAGGCGGGATCGACGTTGACCTGACCACGCCCGTCGTGACCTCGGCCGCAGGGGAGTCTTCGGTCACGTTGACCGGTTTGAGTCCGCTGACCGACTACGCCGTGATCGTACGGTCAGTCGATACCGCGGGGAACGAAGACGAGAACACCCTAACGCGCTATGCCCGCACGCCAGAGGGCGTCGCTCCAAGCTTTTCAGGAGCCAAGCAGGCGATCGCAACGGGTCAAACCATCAAGCTCTACTGGTTCCCGGCCACGGACAACGTGACGGAACCTGCCAACATCGTCTACGACATCTACGAAGCCACCGAAGATCGACAGCAGAACTTCGGGAGCCCGAGCTACACCTCTCCGCCTGGCGCGATCTCGTTCGTCGTGCCGAGCCTGATGCCAAACACCAAGTACTACTACGTGGTGCGCGCTCGGGACGCGGCAGGGAATCGCGACAACAACACCATCCAGGTCAACGCCACGACAGGCGGTGACTCGGATACCACCGCGCCATCGTTCAACGGCGTGGACTCTGTCGCCGGTTCGAGCCCGTCTACGCTGCTCGTGAGCTGGACGGCGGCCACTGACACGTCGACCCCGGACTACAAGATCCGCTATCAGGTCTTCGTTGCGGATACCGCTGGTGTCCACGACTTCAACAACCCGACGCTGGTAACCACTCCAGGCATCACCTCCACGGTGGTCACCGGCTTGCCAGCGAATGCGACGCGCTTCGTCGTCGTTCGAGCGATGGATGAGGCAGGAAACGTCAGCGTCAGCAGCAAGGAGCTTAGCGGCACGACACTCGCTGCCTCGGGGGACACCACGGCACCCACCTGGAGCTCGGGGCCATCGTTGAGCGTCAACGCGGGGCTCGCAGCGTTGGATGTCTCCTGGGTGGACGCGACCGACGACACCCACAGCGCCGCCGAAATCCGTTACCACGTATGCGCGGAACCCGACGCGAAGGACTGCGAAGGTGCGGCTTTCAACAGCCACATCCGCTTTACCACGGCGTTGGGCGCCACCACCGCGCGGCTATCGAATTTGTCGTCACGCACGCTGTACAACGTCTACGTCCGTGCGGAAGACATGTCCGGCAACTTCGAGACGGGCAACCACTCGATGGCGGTGACCACGGCGGTTTCCTACCGCTTCGACATCCTTCCGTTGTGGCGTGACCAGTGCAACGGCTGTCACAGCTTCCAGCACTCGACCACGGTCAACGTGCCCGGCGGCTTCGTTGACCCAGACGTGAGCAGCACGAGCGGCCTTCCGCTCATTCTCCCGGGTCAGCCTGAAAACAGCCTGATCTACCGCCGCATCAACCCGGACGGGCTGACCACCTCGCCGTTCTCGGCAAGCAAGCCCAACAGTTATTCGGGTTTGCAGGAACCACGTGACGGAAACGGCCTGACGTCTTCGCCGCTGAGCGGCGCGGAGGACGGGCTGCTTCGTGAATGGATTGAACAGGGCGCGTTCGCCAACTGA
- the modA gene encoding molybdate ABC transporter substrate-binding protein, whose translation MGIQRRELLRWAGATLLLSACDRGSSGQGGDGEVTVFAAASLRDAMLQLKQDFEHSHAGVTVALNFAGSNSLARQLIAAPKADVFVSASEDWMNAVEKAGRVAPDSRQDLLSNQLVLIGNAASTSQLSHPRELADPRFKELVLGDPAAVPAGIYAKQYLQSLKQGDGSVWQTLEKRVVPMPDVRAALVQIEQRSGAVGFVYKTDAALSQKVKVLFEVPESESQPIRYPMAKIAGSPAFGKPSVDQLYSYLRGNDAKAVFERFGFRLVEKKGS comes from the coding sequence ATGGGGATCCAACGTCGAGAGCTGCTGCGGTGGGCGGGCGCGACTCTGCTGCTGAGCGCTTGTGATCGAGGCTCCAGCGGACAGGGCGGGGACGGGGAAGTGACCGTTTTTGCCGCAGCGAGCCTGCGGGACGCGATGCTGCAACTCAAGCAAGACTTTGAGCACTCCCACGCCGGGGTGACCGTCGCGCTGAATTTTGCGGGCTCCAACTCGCTCGCGCGGCAGTTGATCGCCGCACCCAAGGCGGACGTGTTCGTTTCAGCCAGCGAAGATTGGATGAACGCGGTTGAAAAGGCGGGACGTGTAGCGCCTGACAGCCGGCAGGATTTGCTGAGCAATCAACTGGTGTTGATCGGCAACGCCGCATCTACGTCGCAGTTGAGTCACCCCCGTGAGCTTGCGGATCCCCGCTTCAAAGAGCTCGTACTCGGCGATCCCGCCGCCGTTCCCGCGGGGATTTACGCGAAGCAGTACCTGCAAAGCCTGAAGCAGGGAGACGGGAGCGTTTGGCAGACGCTCGAGAAGCGCGTCGTCCCGATGCCCGACGTGCGGGCGGCGCTAGTACAAATCGAGCAGCGCTCGGGCGCGGTGGGCTTCGTCTACAAGACCGACGCTGCGCTCTCGCAGAAGGTGAAGGTCTTGTTCGAGGTACCGGAGAGCGAAAGTCAGCCAATCCGCTACCCCATGGCAAAGATCGCCGGTAGCCCCGCATTCGGAAAGCCGAGCGTCGACCAACTGTACAGCTACCTGCGCGGCAACGACGCCAAGGCCGTGTTCGAGCGCTTCGGGTTTCGCTTGGTCGAAAAGAAGGGCAGCTGA
- a CDS encoding fibronectin type III domain-containing protein: protein MGTFKLANRSSLTLVLLTGAGLTAGFLPSCGGEDITCGTGTHKNGSQCVPNADGTGGTGSNIENAPPTFDGVRSVAPAGDTAVQVTWNAATDDVTASDSLVYNIYVATSSGTQNYGAPTVTSPPGAQSVLVGGLTKGTEYFFVVRAQDEAGAMDENTAEQSGAPDADDTPPTFSGITGTEPAGATSVKVSWDAATDDKTPAEGITYTVRWSTSSGAAPTGKVGAVSVPGASSVVVTGLPMAESNFYFNVRASDAAGNSESNVEEKEGSTGKDTTAPVFGGCTGIGAPGATRATLSWDPAKDDVETVDTMTYNVYAFTEPPDAETPFGSPQGTFVGGTQGEVTGLSNDTTYYFVCRAADSAGNEDTNLSFRTTTTLTDGTPPDFGGITGVVEGSTTAELAWDPATDDQTAAGGIVYVVYQGTIAGTALDNPPVAQSSPGSLGITLTGLSSSTDYFWVVRARDEAGNESTNTTEETRTTKVSFAQDIENAIFDKQCNKDACHGLVNPQQGMTLAPDFAYFNLVDVPAVEKPGGLTIMRVDSSSTNPRDSYLYRKIDPMGDIEGQQMPRDTGGVPLLDEEKLAIATWIMQGAENN from the coding sequence ATGGGGACTTTCAAACTCGCAAATCGCTCTTCGTTGACGCTGGTCCTGTTGACCGGCGCGGGGCTCACCGCCGGCTTCCTGCCCAGCTGTGGTGGAGAAGACATCACCTGCGGAACAGGGACTCACAAGAATGGATCCCAGTGCGTTCCGAACGCTGACGGCACGGGTGGCACGGGTAGCAACATCGAGAACGCACCGCCGACCTTCGATGGCGTGCGCAGCGTTGCACCAGCGGGCGACACAGCGGTCCAAGTGACCTGGAACGCAGCGACGGACGACGTCACCGCAAGCGACTCCCTGGTCTACAACATCTACGTCGCGACCAGCTCAGGGACGCAGAACTACGGTGCTCCCACCGTGACCAGTCCGCCCGGCGCACAGAGCGTGCTCGTTGGCGGGCTGACGAAGGGCACGGAGTACTTCTTCGTCGTTCGCGCCCAGGACGAGGCCGGGGCGATGGACGAGAACACCGCTGAACAGTCCGGCGCGCCGGATGCGGACGACACGCCGCCGACCTTCTCCGGGATCACTGGAACGGAGCCTGCTGGTGCAACCTCGGTGAAGGTGTCGTGGGACGCAGCTACCGACGACAAGACACCCGCTGAAGGCATTACATATACCGTCCGCTGGTCGACCTCGTCCGGAGCGGCTCCGACTGGCAAGGTCGGTGCGGTGAGCGTCCCCGGAGCGAGCAGCGTGGTCGTCACCGGCTTGCCAATGGCTGAATCCAACTTCTACTTCAACGTCCGCGCCTCCGACGCTGCAGGCAACTCGGAAAGCAACGTAGAGGAGAAGGAAGGCAGCACCGGCAAAGACACCACCGCACCCGTGTTCGGCGGTTGCACCGGTATCGGGGCCCCAGGTGCTACCCGAGCCACACTCAGCTGGGATCCGGCCAAGGACGACGTCGAGACCGTGGATACGATGACGTACAACGTCTACGCATTCACGGAGCCACCGGACGCGGAGACCCCCTTTGGTTCCCCTCAGGGAACGTTCGTCGGCGGAACCCAAGGTGAGGTAACAGGCCTCTCCAACGACACGACCTACTACTTCGTCTGCCGTGCCGCCGATTCCGCGGGGAATGAGGACACGAACCTCTCTTTCCGAACGACGACGACGCTCACCGACGGTACGCCGCCTGACTTCGGAGGTATCACCGGAGTCGTCGAGGGCTCGACCACGGCTGAGCTCGCCTGGGACCCAGCTACCGATGATCAGACTGCAGCTGGTGGGATCGTCTACGTCGTGTATCAAGGCACCATCGCTGGCACCGCGCTGGACAATCCGCCGGTCGCGCAGTCGAGCCCCGGCTCGCTCGGCATCACACTGACCGGCCTGAGTTCCTCGACCGACTACTTCTGGGTGGTTCGGGCCCGAGACGAAGCAGGCAACGAGAGCACCAACACCACCGAAGAAACGCGCACCACCAAGGTGAGCTTCGCTCAAGACATCGAGAACGCGATCTTCGACAAGCAGTGCAACAAAGATGCGTGCCACGGGCTGGTGAATCCCCAGCAGGGTATGACTCTGGCGCCGGACTTTGCTTACTTCAATTTGGTCGACGTTCCCGCCGTGGAGAAGCCCGGCGGCCTCACCATCATGCGCGTCGACAGCTCCTCGACCAATCCTCGCGACAGCTACCTCTACCGGAAGATCGATCCGATGGGTGACATCGAAGGACAGCAGATGCCGCGTGACACCGGCGGTGTCCCGCTGCTTGACGAGGAGAAGCTGGCGATCGCGACCTGGATCATGCAAGGCGCGGAGAACAACTGA
- the modC gene encoding molybdenum ABC transporter ATP-binding protein, translated as MTLAVDLQLPLDRFELKLEVELTAQVTALFGPSGAGKTSLLECIAGLRRGATGRITFNGAAWLDTAQRLNVPPERRRIGYVPQDGLLFPHLNTRENLLSGAQRQSSEQVTARLEQVSRVLQLEPLWSRRPSTLSGGERQRVALGRALCSAPDLLLLDEPLGALDIALKRRLLPFLRQVREEFAVPMLLVSHSPGEVLALCDEVLAFDTGRVVARGRPEDVLMGKGRLEGGEAGSTLALLRGTDELESTLPCEIVQSSDDRCVVRLESGTQLFCRALRESLNQDAHKHALVSVAARDVILARSQPERISARNVLLGQVRQVDAGGVIEVALLHQVDQAPPAELDVRTAAGLLVELSHSAIRELGLEAGLAVYVVIKSSACVVSPAQG; from the coding sequence GTGACGCTTGCCGTCGATCTGCAGTTACCTCTGGACCGCTTCGAGCTGAAGCTCGAGGTCGAGCTCACGGCGCAAGTCACGGCGCTCTTTGGCCCATCTGGGGCCGGCAAGACCAGCTTGCTCGAGTGCATTGCGGGTCTCCGTCGTGGCGCTACCGGGCGCATCACCTTCAACGGCGCGGCTTGGCTCGACACGGCGCAGAGGTTGAACGTTCCGCCTGAGCGGCGACGTATTGGATATGTGCCGCAAGACGGCTTGCTGTTTCCGCATCTAAATACCCGGGAGAATTTGCTGAGCGGCGCGCAACGCCAGTCATCAGAGCAGGTGACCGCACGGCTCGAGCAAGTCAGTCGAGTGCTCCAGCTCGAACCGTTGTGGTCCCGGCGCCCAAGCACCTTGTCCGGTGGCGAGCGGCAGCGCGTAGCCCTGGGCCGGGCGCTCTGCTCGGCACCGGACCTGTTGCTGCTGGATGAGCCGCTCGGAGCCTTGGACATCGCGCTCAAGCGCCGCTTGCTGCCGTTCCTGCGCCAAGTGCGCGAGGAATTCGCCGTCCCAATGCTGCTCGTGAGTCACAGCCCCGGGGAGGTCCTGGCGCTGTGTGACGAGGTGTTGGCGTTCGACACGGGGCGCGTCGTGGCGCGCGGTCGTCCAGAAGACGTCTTGATGGGCAAGGGTCGTCTGGAGGGGGGTGAAGCAGGCAGCACGCTCGCCCTGCTGCGTGGCACCGACGAGCTGGAGTCCACGCTTCCGTGCGAAATCGTCCAGTCCTCGGACGATCGCTGCGTGGTTCGCCTCGAGAGTGGAACGCAGCTGTTTTGCAGGGCGCTACGCGAATCGCTCAACCAAGATGCTCACAAGCACGCGTTGGTGAGCGTCGCCGCGCGGGACGTGATCCTCGCCCGCTCCCAACCCGAACGCATCTCGGCGCGAAACGTACTCCTCGGTCAGGTGCGACAGGTCGACGCAGGCGGAGTGATCGAGGTCGCGCTGCTGCATCAGGTGGACCAAGCACCACCAGCAGAACTAGATGTTCGCACCGCCGCTGGCCTGCTCGTCGAACTCAGCCATAGCGCCATCCGCGAGCTCGGGCTCGAAGCGGGGCTCGCAGTTTATGTGGTGATCAAGAGCTCTGCCTGTGTCGTATCGCCCGCCCAGGGCTAG
- a CDS encoding uridine kinase translates to MNDSKDELLSELGKRLVGGSLTDDELLRSTGHSPSFAILPEANVIKVGGQSIIDRGRSAVFPVIDEIVDALPHHQMIIGTGAGTRARHAYSMGIELGVPTGVLSVLGTFVSMQNARMLHYLLAKHGIPFIEPVQFPQLPLYLAERRAAIFFGMPPYTFWHRNPSVGRIPPHRTDTGSYLISEVFGTRSMIYVKDEDGLYTADPKKEKGAKFIPKISAQELLAQDFNDVVVERPVLEFMQDAQHRRSIQVVNGLKPGNLRRALDGEHVGTIIHAD, encoded by the coding sequence GTGAACGATTCCAAAGACGAACTCCTCAGCGAGCTGGGCAAGCGCCTGGTCGGTGGCTCTCTTACGGACGACGAGCTGCTGCGCTCGACGGGGCACAGCCCGAGCTTCGCGATCCTGCCCGAAGCAAACGTGATCAAGGTTGGCGGTCAGAGCATCATCGACCGCGGTCGAAGCGCCGTTTTTCCCGTGATCGACGAGATCGTGGACGCCCTGCCGCACCACCAGATGATCATCGGCACTGGCGCCGGGACCCGCGCCCGTCACGCCTACAGCATGGGGATCGAGCTCGGTGTGCCCACCGGCGTGCTCAGCGTGCTTGGCACCTTCGTCAGCATGCAGAACGCCCGCATGCTGCACTACTTGCTGGCTAAACATGGCATCCCGTTCATCGAGCCGGTGCAGTTCCCTCAGCTTCCGCTTTACCTCGCGGAAAGGCGTGCCGCGATCTTCTTCGGTATGCCGCCGTACACGTTCTGGCACAGAAATCCCAGCGTTGGGCGCATTCCACCCCACCGCACGGATACGGGCTCCTACTTGATCAGTGAGGTATTCGGCACCCGCTCCATGATCTACGTCAAGGATGAGGACGGCCTCTACACCGCCGACCCGAAGAAGGAAAAGGGCGCGAAGTTCATCCCGAAGATCAGCGCTCAGGAGTTGCTCGCCCAGGACTTCAACGACGTCGTCGTGGAGCGACCCGTGCTCGAGTTCATGCAGGACGCCCAGCACCGCCGCAGCATCCAAGTGGTGAACGGCCTCAAGCCAGGCAACCTCCGCCGCGCCCTCGACGGGGAGCACGTGGGCACCATCATCCACGCTGATTGA
- the modB gene encoding molybdate ABC transporter permease subunit — protein sequence MESTSSALWLTFKISGTATLLVLLLAVPLGYLLSRKQFPGKLWLNACLVLPMVLPPTAVGYLLLSLLADAGPLGRETLGFDPDLLLTWKAGVLAAATMSFPIVIRTVKVTFDAIDPRLEAMARTLGHGRLATFRLVTLPLGLRGLSAAAILGFMRGMGEFGATVMIAGNIPGRTQTLALAIFSADQAGRDAEARVLLGVALVSGLAAVLIAEYLGQGRRT from the coding sequence ATGGAGTCGACTAGCAGCGCGCTCTGGTTAACCTTCAAGATCTCCGGCACAGCGACCCTGCTGGTGCTGCTCTTGGCGGTGCCGCTCGGCTACCTACTCAGCCGCAAGCAATTCCCAGGGAAGCTCTGGTTGAACGCTTGCCTGGTGCTGCCAATGGTATTGCCCCCCACCGCCGTGGGCTACCTCCTGCTGTCGTTACTCGCCGACGCTGGCCCCCTCGGTCGGGAGACACTGGGGTTCGACCCAGATCTGCTTCTGACCTGGAAGGCCGGCGTCCTCGCCGCCGCCACCATGTCGTTCCCGATCGTGATCCGCACGGTAAAGGTAACGTTCGATGCGATTGACCCGCGGCTCGAGGCGATGGCGCGAACGTTGGGTCACGGCAGGCTCGCCACGTTTCGCTTGGTCACACTGCCTTTAGGCCTGCGCGGCCTGAGTGCCGCCGCGATCTTGGGTTTCATGCGCGGGATGGGAGAGTTCGGCGCAACGGTGATGATTGCGGGCAACATTCCCGGGCGGACCCAGACGCTGGCGCTGGCGATCTTCAGCGCCGATCAGGCTGGAAGAGACGCGGAGGCGCGGGTGCTCTTGGGAGTCGCTCTGGTGAGCGGTCTCGCGGCGGTGTTGATCGCCGAGTACCTGGGGCAGGGGAGGCGGACGTGA
- a CDS encoding methyltransferase domain-containing protein — translation MAEDQPPADGLSERLYGSQASAFDAKRGLAEVAPDWIARALVKLLGQAPTRVLELGAGTGEIGVALAARAEHYVGVEASQGMAERWRQRFASHPELSSKSALEVQDADQAWPAEANSVDLVFASRSAHWFEPGHLRAELARVSRPGTCFVLGRVVRSLDHPRRWLRREVHRALRVRGLEPKDGPRRGGELLYEIAHGDPRTCWIPRQAVLRWGFSAAPAEILDGWRAKPSLAGLELPAKARAEVLDEVSELANQRFGGLETELACSEEYAIEGVQFAPQGAAREPILGDPFPIRLASRFGPILAVTQV, via the coding sequence GTGGCCGAAGATCAACCACCGGCGGATGGCCTTTCCGAACGCCTCTATGGTTCCCAGGCGTCCGCGTTCGATGCCAAGCGAGGGCTGGCGGAGGTTGCACCGGATTGGATTGCGCGCGCTTTGGTGAAGCTCTTGGGTCAGGCACCGACGCGGGTGCTCGAGCTGGGGGCGGGTACGGGTGAAATCGGTGTCGCACTCGCAGCCCGCGCTGAGCACTACGTGGGTGTCGAGGCGTCTCAAGGCATGGCGGAGCGCTGGCGGCAGCGCTTCGCGAGTCATCCGGAGCTGAGTTCGAAGAGTGCGCTCGAGGTGCAGGACGCGGATCAGGCGTGGCCCGCAGAAGCGAACTCCGTAGACTTGGTGTTCGCCTCGCGCAGCGCACACTGGTTCGAGCCCGGGCACCTGCGCGCAGAGCTCGCGCGGGTCAGTCGCCCGGGCACTTGCTTCGTCCTGGGGCGAGTGGTGCGGAGTCTCGATCATCCGCGGCGCTGGCTGCGGCGCGAGGTCCATCGCGCACTGCGCGTCCGGGGGCTCGAGCCCAAAGACGGTCCGCGGCGCGGCGGCGAGTTGCTCTATGAGATCGCGCACGGAGACCCGCGAACCTGCTGGATCCCGCGTCAGGCGGTGCTGCGCTGGGGCTTCAGCGCGGCGCCAGCGGAGATCCTCGACGGCTGGCGCGCCAAGCCGAGCCTGGCTGGGCTCGAATTGCCAGCAAAAGCGCGGGCCGAGGTACTGGACGAAGTCTCGGAGCTGGCCAATCAACGCTTCGGGGGACTCGAGACGGAGCTAGCCTGCAGTGAAGAGTATGCGATAGAAGGCGTGCAGTTCGCGCCTCAAGGTGCGGCCAGGGAGCCCATCTTGGGTGACCCGTTTCCGATCCGTTTGGCCTCGCGTTTTGGCCCCATCTTGGCAGTAACCCAAGTCTGA